In one Bos mutus isolate GX-2022 chromosome 19, NWIPB_WYAK_1.1, whole genome shotgun sequence genomic region, the following are encoded:
- the SRR gene encoding serine racemase, whose translation MCDQYCISFADVEKAHINIRDFIHLTPVLTSSILNQITGRNLFFKCELFQKTGSFKIRGALNAIRGLISAHPEEKPRAVVAHSSGNHGQALSFAARLEGIPAYVIVPETAPNCKKLAIQAYGASIVYSEQSEESRENITKRIAEETEGIMVHPNQEPAVIAGQGTIAMEVLNQVPLVDALVVPVGGGGMLAGIAVTVKALRPSVKVYAAEPLNADDCYQSKLKGELTPNPYPPETIADGIKSSIGLNTWPIIRDLVDDVFTVTEDEIKYATQLVWERMKLLIEPTAGVGVAVVLSQHFRTVPAEVKNICIVLSGGNVDLTSLTWVKQDEKAAP comes from the exons ATGTGTGATCAGTACTGCATCTCCTTTGCTGATGTTGAAAAAGCTCATATCAACATTCGAGATTTTATTCACCTCACACCAGTACTAACAAGTTCCATTTTGAATCAAATAACAGGACGTAATCTTTTCTTCAAATGtgaactcttccagaaaactggatCTTTTAAG ATTCGTGGTGCCCTTAATGCAATCAGAGGCCTGATTTCTGCCCATCCAGAAGAGAAGCCCAGAGCTGTTGTTGCTCACAGCAGCGGAAACCATGGCCAGGCTCTCTCCTTTGCTGCCAGATTGGAAG GGATTCCTGCTTATGTCATAGTGCCGGAAACAGCTCCCAACTGTAAAAAACTGGCAATACAAGCCTATGGAGCCTCTATAGTATACAGTGAACAGAGCGAAGAG TCCAGAGAAAATATTACAAAGAGAATTGCGGAAGAAACAGAAGGCATTATGGTACATCCCAACCAGGAGCCTGCAGTGATAGCTGGGCAAGGGACAATTGCCATGGAAGTGCTAAACCAG GTTCCCTTGGTAGACGCACTGGTGGTACCtgtaggaggaggaggaatgcTTGCTGGAATAGCCGTTACAGTGAAG GCTCTGAGACCCAGTGTGAAGGTATATGCTGCTGAACCCTTGAATGCAGATGACTGCTACCAGTCCAAACTGAAAGGGGAACTGACCCCCAACCCCTATCCTCCGGAAACCATAGCAGATGGTATCAAATCCAGCATTGGCTTAAACACCTGGCCTATTATAAGAGACCTCGTGGATGATGTCTTCACTGTCACAGAGGATGAAATTAAG TATGCAACCCAGCTGGTGTGGGAGAGGATGAAATTGCTTATTGAACCTACAGCTGGTGTTGGAGTGGCCGTTGTGCTGTCTCAGCATTTTCGAACAGTTCCTGCAGAAGTAAAGAACATCTGTATTGTGCTCAGTGGTGGAAATGTAGACTTAACCTCCCTAACTTGGGTGAAGCAGGATGAAAAGGCAGCTCCTTAG